From the genome of Solidesulfovibrio carbinolicus, one region includes:
- a CDS encoding hydrogenase iron-sulfur subunit has translation MAEKIGVYIDESSVAPLLSAEELVAFVKAKCAGACPIVKSHKRLSSPDGVAMIKADVESGEIDAVMLAGTSPRVDWEVFDFGDKVIVDRVNLREFVTLSYKNPDGSAPVAGQPVPRELTSLVQDYLRMGVVKLQKMAKPNPEIPETNKTILVLGGGWTGINAALAAAGAGYSVVLVEKEAALGGKAANLYKTFPLAYPYLEATDTGIDRLIGLVAGNSKITVKLSTTLKLLAGAPGLYEATLASGGKEETLPIGSVVLAAGWQPMDGEALAPYGYGTLKNVVTSAEFEAMVKAGSIKRPSDGKAPKTVAFIVDVTKALEAKPAAVAEDAPAEAAKPAEAKEGEEAGPVFTPIKTPKHLAYSSELTSLVALKQANYVREKLDDAVAMIIYDNMMVPGINERYYRAAQDNPGVMLTKGTVTGVAEEGVSLVVSAKDTLLGGDISLAADLVVVPTGIVPATALDPTINLLYRQGPAFPDLQLFDGFADSNYICFPYETRRTGVYAAGCVRQPMTMAQAKEDAAGAALKAIQCIESASRGVAVHPRSGDLSYPVFNFVRCTQCKRCTEECPFGALDDDEKGTPKPNPTRCRRCGTCMGACPERVISFDNYNVDMIGSQIRECEIPPKIEDGGPRVFILACENDAYPALDMAALRGKKWSPYVRIIPVRCLGSVNAIWVADAMSKGVDGVMMLGCKYGDDYQCHFVKGSEICNRRKENIAESLKRLGVEPERVEQYQVAIDEYDKIPDMIDQFMDMVLKIGPNPFKGY, from the coding sequence ATGGCCGAAAAAATCGGTGTGTATATCGACGAATCCAGCGTCGCCCCGCTTCTGTCCGCCGAGGAGTTGGTCGCGTTCGTCAAGGCAAAATGCGCTGGGGCCTGCCCCATCGTCAAGTCGCACAAGCGTTTGTCCAGCCCCGACGGCGTGGCCATGATCAAGGCCGACGTCGAGTCCGGCGAGATCGACGCGGTCATGCTGGCCGGCACCTCGCCCCGCGTGGACTGGGAAGTCTTCGACTTCGGCGACAAGGTCATCGTTGACCGTGTCAACCTGCGCGAGTTCGTGACCCTGTCCTATAAAAACCCGGACGGTTCGGCCCCGGTGGCCGGGCAGCCCGTGCCCCGCGAGCTGACTTCCCTGGTGCAGGACTACCTGCGCATGGGCGTGGTCAAGCTCCAGAAGATGGCCAAGCCCAACCCCGAGATTCCCGAGACCAACAAGACCATCCTGGTCCTTGGCGGCGGCTGGACCGGCATCAACGCCGCCCTGGCTGCGGCCGGCGCCGGCTACTCCGTGGTCCTCGTGGAAAAGGAAGCGGCCCTGGGCGGCAAGGCGGCCAACCTCTACAAGACGTTCCCCCTGGCCTATCCTTACCTGGAAGCCACCGACACCGGCATCGACCGCCTCATCGGCCTGGTTGCCGGCAACAGCAAGATCACGGTCAAGCTGTCCACGACGCTTAAGCTCCTGGCCGGCGCGCCGGGCCTCTACGAGGCCACCCTGGCAAGCGGCGGCAAGGAAGAGACCCTGCCCATCGGCTCCGTGGTCCTGGCCGCCGGCTGGCAGCCCATGGACGGCGAGGCCCTGGCTCCCTACGGCTACGGCACGCTCAAAAACGTCGTGACCTCGGCCGAGTTCGAAGCCATGGTCAAGGCCGGCTCCATCAAGCGGCCCTCCGACGGCAAGGCGCCCAAGACCGTGGCCTTTATCGTGGACGTGACCAAGGCTCTGGAAGCCAAGCCGGCCGCCGTCGCCGAGGACGCCCCGGCCGAAGCGGCCAAGCCCGCCGAGGCCAAGGAAGGCGAGGAAGCCGGACCGGTCTTTACGCCCATCAAGACCCCCAAGCACCTGGCCTACTCCTCGGAGCTGACGAGCCTTGTGGCGCTCAAACAGGCCAACTACGTGCGCGAGAAGCTCGACGACGCCGTGGCCATGATCATCTATGACAACATGATGGTCCCCGGCATCAACGAGCGCTACTACCGCGCCGCCCAGGACAACCCCGGCGTCATGCTCACCAAGGGCACGGTCACCGGCGTTGCCGAGGAAGGCGTGAGCCTGGTGGTCTCGGCCAAGGACACGCTGCTTGGCGGCGACATCAGCCTGGCCGCCGATCTGGTCGTCGTGCCCACCGGCATCGTGCCGGCCACGGCCCTGGATCCGACCATCAACCTGCTCTATCGCCAGGGGCCGGCCTTCCCGGATCTGCAGCTCTTCGACGGCTTTGCCGATTCGAACTACATCTGCTTCCCCTACGAGACCCGCCGCACCGGCGTCTATGCCGCCGGCTGTGTGCGCCAGCCCATGACCATGGCCCAGGCCAAGGAAGACGCGGCCGGCGCGGCGCTTAAGGCTATCCAGTGCATCGAATCCGCCAGCCGGGGCGTGGCCGTCCATCCCCGTTCGGGCGATCTGTCCTACCCGGTGTTCAACTTCGTGCGCTGCACCCAGTGCAAACGCTGCACCGAGGAATGTCCGTTTGGCGCCCTGGACGACGACGAAAAGGGAACGCCCAAGCCCAATCCCACGCGTTGCCGCCGCTGCGGCACCTGCATGGGCGCTTGCCCCGAACGCGTCATCTCCTTTGACAACTACAACGTCGACATGATCGGCTCCCAGATCCGCGAATGCGAGATCCCGCCGAAAATCGAAGACGGCGGACCGCGCGTCTTCATCCTGGCCTGCGAAAACGACGCCTATCCGGCCCTGGACATGGCGGCCCTTCGCGGCAAGAAGTGGAGCCCCTACGTGCGCATCATCCCGGTGCGCTGCCTGGGTTCGGTCAACGCCATCTGGGTTGCCGACGCCATGAGCAAGGGTGTTGACGGCGTCATGATGCTTGGCTGCAAGTATGGCGACGACTACCAGTGTCACTTCGTCAAGGGCTCCGAGATCTGCAACCGCCGCAAGGAAAACATCGCCGAGTCGCTCAAGCGTCTGGGCGTGGAACCTGAGCGCGTCGAGCAGTATCAGGTGGCCATCGACGAATACGACAAGATTCCCGACATGATCGACCAGTTCATGGACATGGTCCTCAAGATCGGGCCGAACCCGTTCAAAGGCTATTAG
- a CDS encoding PP2C family protein-serine/threonine phosphatase: MTSTDAMPAEAGDAVSLSRKIDGLRRCFALSRLVAESLDLSEVLERIMTTSRQALCAEAASLLLVDDTPGPGQGELVFTVAQGPACLPLRSGFRLAPGQGVAGWVAASGEPVLLADAYADPRFNREVDRQTGYRTRSMLCVPLTYRERVIGVVQCINKAGGGEFGPDDLETFSLLAAQAAVAIVNARLHGEALAKQRMDFDMEVAASVQQGFWPKGAPALAGFDVAGVSRPCDATGGDYYDYLMRPGEHGERHFLVAVGDVTGHGIQAALLMASVRAFLRSRLLSPGGPAAIVGDVNRLLAEDMGVSGRFITLFLLELCPETGALRYVRAGHDPALLYDPATDEFQELGGRGIPLGIDGDWRYEENLVKGLPPGAVLALGTDGIWEARGANGEMYGKTRLRHALRRAASLDAAGVAREALADLEAFRQGEPSRDDVTLVVVKAWAKTKHTEAA, encoded by the coding sequence ATGACATCGACGGACGCCATGCCCGCCGAGGCCGGGGACGCTGTCAGCCTGTCGCGCAAGATCGATGGGCTGCGGCGGTGTTTCGCCCTGTCGCGGCTCGTGGCCGAATCCCTGGATCTTTCCGAAGTGCTTGAGCGCATCATGACCACCTCGCGCCAGGCCCTATGCGCCGAGGCGGCCAGCCTGCTCTTGGTGGACGACACGCCAGGCCCTGGTCAGGGCGAGCTGGTCTTCACCGTGGCCCAGGGCCCGGCCTGCCTGCCGCTTCGGTCCGGGTTCCGCCTGGCTCCGGGCCAGGGCGTGGCCGGCTGGGTGGCCGCGTCCGGCGAGCCCGTGCTGTTGGCCGACGCCTATGCCGATCCACGCTTTAACCGCGAGGTGGACCGCCAAACCGGCTATCGCACCCGCTCCATGCTGTGCGTGCCGCTGACGTACCGCGAACGGGTCATCGGCGTGGTGCAGTGCATCAACAAGGCCGGCGGCGGGGAGTTTGGCCCCGACGATCTGGAGACCTTTTCCCTGCTGGCCGCCCAGGCCGCCGTGGCCATTGTCAACGCGCGCCTGCACGGCGAGGCCCTGGCCAAACAGCGCATGGATTTCGACATGGAGGTGGCGGCCAGCGTCCAGCAAGGCTTTTGGCCCAAGGGCGCGCCGGCCCTGGCCGGCTTCGACGTGGCCGGGGTGAGCCGGCCCTGCGACGCCACCGGCGGCGATTATTACGACTACCTCATGCGCCCAGGCGAACATGGGGAGCGGCATTTTCTGGTGGCCGTGGGCGACGTCACCGGCCATGGCATCCAGGCCGCCCTGCTCATGGCCAGCGTACGGGCCTTTTTGCGCTCGCGCCTGCTGTCCCCGGGCGGTCCGGCCGCCATCGTCGGCGACGTCAACCGGTTGCTGGCCGAGGACATGGGCGTCTCCGGCCGGTTCATTACCCTGTTTCTGCTGGAGCTGTGCCCGGAAACCGGCGCGTTGCGCTATGTGCGGGCCGGCCACGATCCGGCTTTGCTCTACGATCCGGCCACGGACGAGTTTCAGGAACTCGGCGGCCGGGGTATCCCCCTGGGCATCGACGGCGACTGGCGCTATGAAGAGAATCTGGTCAAGGGCCTGCCGCCAGGGGCCGTGCTGGCCCTGGGCACCGACGGCATCTGGGAGGCCCGGGGCGCGAACGGCGAGATGTACGGCAAAACCCGGTTGCGCCACGCCCTGCGCCGGGCTGCGTCCCTGGACGCGGCCGGCGTCGCCCGCGAGGCGCTGGCCGATCTGGAAGCCTTCCGCCAGGGCGAACCCAGCCGCGACGACGTGACGTTGGTTGTGGTCAAGGCCTGGGCGAAGACGAAACACACGGAGGCGGCATGA
- the qmoC gene encoding quinone-interacting membrane-bound oxidoreductase complex subunit QmoC translates to MANEQRIKPDLQFVKDVQAAGGEAVKKCYQCATCSVACPLAPPETPFPRKEMVWAQWGLKDRFEGDIDIWLCHNCQTCSDLCPRGARPGDLVSAIRNITYRDLVTPTIIGKWMSSPKYLPKLIAIPAVLFMLIWLITTGFKLPQGEIVFGKLYPGDYTIDPIFMLVSAFVAFTFYKGVTKLWKSFEKTTPTTLQIGTKAKKPTLIESLKAVIVDEIGTHSKFNECGVDNTERYKGHLSLFYGFVALAIVTGVVAVSHWGGKIITFIAPLGHTPMPLWSPVKILANVGAVALIYGLVMLTRRRINVDPAKSTSSYYDWYLLGVIWAVALTGLGAEIFRLAGVPSLAYPTYYLHLISVFMLFAYLPWSKLGHLVYRTTALVYAHQAGRLPLKREEEKTFLV, encoded by the coding sequence ATGGCAAACGAGCAGCGTATCAAGCCCGATCTGCAGTTCGTCAAGGACGTGCAGGCGGCCGGTGGCGAAGCCGTCAAGAAGTGCTACCAGTGCGCCACCTGCAGCGTGGCCTGCCCTCTGGCTCCGCCCGAGACGCCGTTTCCCCGCAAGGAAATGGTCTGGGCCCAGTGGGGACTCAAGGACCGTTTCGAGGGCGACATCGACATCTGGCTGTGCCACAACTGCCAGACCTGTTCCGACCTGTGCCCCCGGGGCGCGCGTCCCGGCGACCTCGTCTCGGCCATCCGCAACATCACCTACCGGGATCTGGTCACGCCGACCATCATCGGCAAATGGATGAGCTCGCCCAAGTATCTGCCCAAGCTCATCGCCATCCCGGCCGTGCTGTTCATGCTCATTTGGCTCATCACCACCGGGTTCAAGCTGCCCCAGGGCGAGATCGTCTTCGGCAAGCTCTACCCCGGCGATTACACCATCGACCCCATCTTCATGCTGGTCTCGGCTTTCGTGGCCTTCACGTTCTACAAGGGCGTGACGAAGTTGTGGAAGAGCTTTGAGAAGACCACGCCGACGACCTTGCAGATCGGGACCAAGGCCAAAAAGCCGACCCTGATCGAATCGCTCAAGGCCGTCATCGTGGACGAAATCGGCACCCACTCCAAGTTTAACGAGTGCGGCGTCGACAATACCGAGCGATACAAGGGCCACCTGTCGCTGTTCTACGGTTTCGTGGCCCTGGCCATCGTCACCGGCGTCGTGGCCGTTTCTCACTGGGGCGGCAAGATCATCACCTTCATCGCGCCGTTGGGGCACACCCCCATGCCGCTGTGGAGTCCGGTGAAGATTCTCGCCAACGTCGGCGCCGTGGCCCTGATCTACGGCTTGGTCATGCTGACCCGGCGTCGGATCAATGTCGACCCGGCCAAGTCCACGTCGTCCTACTACGACTGGTACCTGCTCGGCGTCATCTGGGCCGTGGCCCTCACCGGCCTTGGGGCGGAAATCTTCCGTCTGGCTGGTGTGCCCTCCCTGGCCTATCCGACCTATTACCTGCATCTGATTTCGGTGTTCATGCTGTTCGCCTATCTGCCCTGGTCCAAGCTCGGGCACTTGGTCTACAGAACCACGGCGTTGGTGTACGCCCATCAGGCTGGGCGTCTCCCCCTCAAACGTGAAGAAGAAAAAACTTTCTTGGTCTAA
- a CDS encoding CoB--CoM heterodisulfide reductase iron-sulfur subunit A family protein gives MSSNAILVVGGGFSGITAALEAAEVGHEVYIVEKNPFLGGRVMQLNKYFPKLCPPSCGLEIQFQRIKNNKNVKFFTLAEVTKVTGKAGDYEVTVKIKPRFVEPGSVDLSDTAKKLSKDVKSDFELGLGDRKALYMDVPFAFPNRYVLDKERCTKEDLEVLSGSDVINLDDAPKEIVLKVGSIVYATGWKPYDVTRLTNLGAGDIANCVTNMQLERLASPNGPTCGNIVRPSDGKAPRSVAFVQCAGSRDENHLNYCSYICCMASLKQAAYVREAFPDARVTIYYIDLRTPGRYDNFAKRILDDDRINAVKGKVAAVAEDAGTGDVILTVEDAVTGIKSDNRFELVVLATGMQPSIAGERLPVDVPVDEMGFIVGGEEKGIFAAGCAATPLDVMKSAQSATGAAMKAIASVRGR, from the coding sequence ATGTCGAGCAACGCGATACTGGTCGTCGGCGGCGGCTTCAGCGGCATCACCGCCGCGCTGGAAGCCGCGGAGGTCGGCCACGAAGTCTACATCGTCGAGAAAAACCCCTTTCTCGGCGGCCGGGTGATGCAGCTCAACAAATATTTCCCCAAGCTGTGCCCCCCGTCCTGCGGGCTGGAAATTCAGTTCCAGCGCATCAAGAACAATAAAAACGTCAAGTTTTTCACCCTCGCCGAAGTGACCAAGGTCACGGGCAAGGCCGGTGACTACGAAGTCACGGTGAAAATCAAGCCCCGCTTCGTCGAACCCGGCAGCGTCGATCTCTCGGATACCGCGAAAAAGCTGTCCAAGGACGTCAAAAGCGATTTCGAACTGGGCCTGGGCGACCGCAAGGCCCTGTACATGGACGTGCCCTTCGCCTTCCCCAACCGCTACGTTCTCGACAAGGAACGCTGCACCAAGGAAGACCTGGAAGTCCTGTCCGGCTCCGACGTCATCAATCTCGACGACGCCCCCAAGGAAATCGTCCTCAAGGTCGGTTCCATCGTGTACGCCACCGGCTGGAAGCCCTACGACGTCACCCGCCTGACCAACCTCGGCGCGGGCGACATCGCCAACTGCGTGACCAACATGCAGCTGGAGCGGCTTGCCTCCCCCAACGGCCCGACCTGCGGCAATATCGTGCGCCCCTCGGACGGCAAGGCCCCGCGCAGCGTGGCTTTCGTCCAGTGCGCCGGTTCCCGCGACGAGAACCACCTTAACTACTGTTCCTACATCTGCTGCATGGCGTCGCTCAAGCAGGCCGCCTACGTCCGGGAAGCCTTCCCCGATGCGCGCGTGACCATCTACTACATCGATCTGCGCACCCCCGGCCGTTACGACAACTTCGCCAAGCGCATCCTGGATGATGACCGCATAAACGCGGTCAAGGGCAAGGTGGCCGCCGTGGCCGAGGACGCCGGCACCGGCGACGTCATCCTCACCGTGGAAGACGCCGTTACCGGCATCAAGTCCGACAACCGGTTCGAACTGGTCGTCCTGGCCACGGGCATGCAGCCGAGCATTGCCGGCGAACGCCTGCCTGTGGACGTGCCCGTCGATGAGATGGGATTTATCGTGGGCGGCGAGGAGAAGGGCATTTTTGCCGCCGGTTGCGCCGCCACGCCCCTTGACGTCATGAAGTCGGCCCAGTCGGCCACCGGCGCGGCCATGAAAGCAATCGCTTCGGTGCGAGGGAGGTAG
- a CDS encoding LysM peptidoglycan-binding domain-containing protein: MKSRIATTMVLAAGLALAGCSKEDPTGFPKVDYNKDGRVIFEELIVVFPDLTVEEFLAADADGNGTLSDQEYGRFREARASGKKLDATTAPAAPAAKPADAQTSKPAAPAKAAEPAPTAPAVEPAPAAPPAASAPAAAETVETVVAEPPAPVSAPSAAPAAKPAVGADKPVAAGGATHTVVRGDTLTRLAKKYGVSAQAIMEANAMKNADQLQLGKTLTIPAPAQ, from the coding sequence ATGAAGTCGCGTATTGCCACGACGATGGTTCTGGCGGCCGGGCTTGCCCTGGCCGGCTGCAGCAAGGAAGATCCCACGGGATTTCCCAAAGTGGATTACAACAAGGACGGCCGGGTCATCTTCGAAGAGTTGATCGTCGTCTTCCCGGATCTTACCGTCGAGGAGTTCCTGGCCGCCGACGCCGACGGCAACGGAACGCTCAGCGACCAGGAGTACGGTCGATTCCGCGAAGCCCGGGCAAGCGGCAAGAAGCTTGATGCCACTACCGCTCCGGCTGCCCCGGCGGCCAAACCAGCCGATGCCCAGACGTCCAAACCGGCCGCTCCGGCCAAGGCCGCCGAGCCTGCCCCGACCGCTCCAGCGGTCGAACCGGCCCCGGCCGCGCCGCCGGCCGCTTCGGCTCCTGCGGCTGCCGAAACCGTGGAGACCGTGGTGGCCGAACCGCCGGCTCCGGTCTCCGCGCCCTCGGCCGCCCCGGCGGCCAAGCCGGCCGTTGGTGCAGATAAGCCGGTCGCAGCCGGCGGCGCGACCCACACCGTGGTGCGCGGCGATACCCTCACGCGCCTGGCCAAGAAGTATGGCGTTTCGGCCCAAGCCATCATGGAGGCCAACGCCATGAAAAACGCCGATCAACTGCAGCTCGGCAAGACGCTGACCATTCCGGCTCCGGCCCAGTAG
- a CDS encoding cysteine-rich small domain-containing protein, with product MENSHRFFRNAACRYFPCHPGADPEAFNCLFCFCPLYFLENCGGDHEMIKGIKDCTPCLRPHRPEGYDEILARLREEAAARREAAVVSDGSA from the coding sequence GTGGAAAACAGCCACCGTTTCTTTCGCAACGCCGCCTGCCGGTATTTCCCCTGCCACCCCGGGGCCGATCCCGAGGCCTTCAACTGTCTGTTCTGTTTTTGTCCGCTGTATTTCTTGGAAAACTGCGGCGGCGACCATGAGATGATCAAAGGGATAAAGGACTGTACGCCCTGCCTGCGGCCGCATCGGCCCGAGGGGTATGACGAGATCCTGGCGCGGTTGCGCGAGGAGGCGGCGGCGCGGCGGGAGGCGGCGGTTGTGAGCGACGGGAGCGCTTGA
- a CDS encoding HD-GYP domain-containing protein, with product MLRKISVAELSPGMFVVDSGLSWLEHPYLFGQEGEIKSLAAVREIAEAGYTEAFIDTERGTYAQGRSAEPTLAELLARETDRAAEPAVPLEEELVAATAVYQDCLCIARNVLETVKAGGELDMDEPTSLVDDVIASAVRNPDALVALCKLRRHDAYTFTHGVNVAALSVAFGTALGLDTLGLRDLGLAGLFHDIGKTGVPDAILNKPARLSPGEFEQVKNHPGYGRQILEGRGLPEAVLRGVAEHHEKWGGTGYPHGLAGEDVHPYGRIIGVADVFDALTSRRAYKDGILPTKALGVLYGMRERDYPPGLVERFIKFMGPYPVGSFVRLASGHHAFVSKSNPGRPLFPELLLVFGPAMARLTPRKIVAKPDAAGKSPIIEVVDPARHGIDPLEFLCPTAG from the coding sequence ATGCTGCGGAAAATATCCGTCGCCGAGCTTTCGCCCGGCATGTTTGTCGTCGATTCCGGCCTGTCCTGGTTGGAACATCCCTATCTTTTTGGTCAAGAAGGTGAAATCAAGAGTCTGGCCGCCGTGCGCGAGATCGCCGAAGCCGGCTACACCGAAGCCTTCATCGACACCGAACGCGGGACCTATGCCCAGGGGCGGTCGGCCGAACCGACCCTGGCCGAGCTGCTGGCCCGGGAGACCGACCGTGCGGCCGAGCCGGCCGTGCCCCTGGAAGAGGAGCTTGTGGCGGCCACGGCCGTCTACCAGGACTGCCTGTGCATCGCCCGCAACGTGTTGGAGACGGTTAAGGCCGGCGGCGAACTGGACATGGACGAACCGACGAGTCTCGTCGATGACGTCATCGCCAGCGCCGTGCGCAATCCCGACGCGCTTGTCGCCCTGTGCAAGCTGCGCCGGCATGACGCCTACACCTTCACCCACGGGGTCAACGTGGCCGCGCTGTCCGTGGCCTTCGGCACGGCCCTTGGCCTCGACACCCTGGGGCTGCGCGACCTGGGGCTGGCCGGGCTTTTTCACGACATCGGCAAGACCGGCGTGCCCGACGCCATTCTCAACAAGCCGGCCCGGCTCTCGCCCGGGGAATTCGAGCAAGTCAAAAACCATCCAGGCTACGGCCGCCAGATTCTTGAGGGCCGGGGACTGCCCGAGGCGGTGCTGCGCGGCGTGGCCGAACACCATGAGAAGTGGGGCGGCACGGGTTACCCTCACGGCCTTGCCGGCGAGGACGTGCATCCATACGGCCGCATCATCGGCGTGGCCGACGTGTTCGACGCCCTGACCTCCAGGCGGGCCTACAAGGACGGCATCCTGCCCACCAAGGCCCTGGGCGTGCTCTACGGGATGCGGGAGCGCGACTATCCGCCGGGGCTTGTCGAGCGTTTCATCAAGTTCATGGGACCCTATCCGGTTGGCAGCTTCGTACGCCTGGCCAGCGGCCACCATGCCTTTGTCAGCAAGTCCAATCCCGGCCGGCCGCTTTTTCCGGAGCTACTCCTGGTCTTCGGTCCGGCCATGGCGCGCCTGACGCCCCGCAAGATCGTGGCCAAGCCTGACGCCGCCGGCAAATCACCCATTATCGAGGTGGTGGACCCGGCCCGCCACGGCATTGATCCGTTGGAATTCCTCTGCCCGACGGCGGGTTGA
- a CDS encoding VgrG-related protein, producing MAIATTNTTAQDFLKKAAASTPGSGKARLDPKLFQNMLQSGYGINGEVGKNSKLSIPKENMITGLEMLSSGEGTGRDAALSMLGYQTDAKALTAMEQGMNPGKNPGLSPGLSQGMASFQGSALATLSRMAMEQASAGQTSAPTSSSGASAAAGADAGGSSIRRAVDKSAVRMAVSAAARHPDDLGHLGRVNQASGRGGFTKREEELLLAVAGAENILAETTRVEQAKETAAVSRKVLPSTLEHKAGRLSAQYESNSEIDYIGYDSRGGTSYGQYQIASKTGTMDYFLRFLDDKAPDIAGKLRSAGPADTGGRSGRMPAAWKTVAASDPRRFEALQHEFIRSNNYSPAAKSIVLTTGVDVTKRSYALREVLWSTAVQHGPGGAERIFTQAIEKAEAMPPGQDFDKAVIEEVYRVRGQQFFRHNKRIREAVLSRFQDEKTTAIALLDSPSV from the coding sequence ATGGCCATAGCGACAACCAACACTACCGCTCAGGATTTCCTGAAGAAAGCGGCTGCAAGTACGCCGGGATCGGGCAAGGCCAGGCTTGATCCCAAACTTTTCCAAAATATGCTGCAAAGCGGGTACGGGATCAACGGGGAAGTCGGCAAGAACAGCAAGTTGTCGATTCCCAAGGAAAATATGATCACCGGCCTGGAGATGTTGTCCTCGGGCGAAGGCACGGGTCGGGACGCGGCGTTGTCCATGCTGGGCTACCAGACTGACGCCAAGGCTTTGACGGCCATGGAGCAGGGCATGAACCCGGGCAAAAACCCGGGACTCAGTCCGGGATTGAGCCAGGGCATGGCCAGCTTCCAGGGCAGCGCCCTGGCCACGCTGTCGCGCATGGCCATGGAACAGGCCTCCGCTGGCCAGACGTCCGCGCCGACCTCTTCTTCGGGAGCGTCGGCCGCCGCTGGGGCCGATGCCGGCGGATCAAGCATCCGTCGGGCCGTTGACAAGTCGGCCGTGCGCATGGCCGTCAGCGCTGCGGCCCGCCACCCCGACGACCTCGGCCACCTGGGCCGGGTCAACCAGGCTTCGGGGCGGGGCGGTTTCACCAAGCGCGAGGAAGAGCTGCTGCTGGCTGTTGCCGGCGCGGAAAACATCCTGGCCGAGACGACCCGGGTGGAACAGGCCAAGGAAACGGCCGCCGTCTCCCGCAAGGTGCTGCCCTCGACCCTGGAGCACAAGGCCGGCCGGCTGTCCGCCCAGTACGAATCCAATTCCGAGATCGACTACATCGGCTACGACAGCCGGGGCGGCACCTCCTACGGCCAGTACCAGATTGCTTCCAAGACCGGCACCATGGACTATTTCCTGCGCTTCCTCGACGACAAGGCTCCGGACATCGCGGGCAAGCTGCGGTCGGCCGGTCCGGCCGACACCGGCGGGCGTTCCGGGCGGATGCCGGCCGCCTGGAAGACCGTGGCCGCCTCGGACCCCAGGCGTTTCGAGGCCTTGCAGCATGAGTTTATCCGCTCCAACAATTACTCGCCGGCCGCCAAGTCCATTGTGCTGACCACGGGCGTGGATGTCACCAAGCGCTCCTACGCCCTGCGCGAAGTCTTGTGGAGCACGGCCGTGCAGCACGGCCCGGGCGGAGCCGAGCGCATTTTTACCCAGGCCATCGAAAAAGCCGAGGCCATGCCGCCGGGTCAGGATTTTGACAAGGCGGTCATCGAAGAGGTCTACCGCGTCCGGGGGCAACAGTTTTTCCGCCACAACAAGCGTATCCGTGAAGCCGTCTTGTCGCGGTTCCAGGACGAAAAGACCACGGCCATAGCACTGCTGGACAGCCCCTCGGTCTAG